The bacterium region TCCTGTTTTTCTTTAACTAATTAAAATACCGAAAAATTTCAAAAATGTAAATATCTAAATTTATGAATATTTTTATAGTGTTTCTTTGAAAAATTTTAATGTTGTTTCTAAAACATCTTTTTCTGTTTTTTCAATAACAAAAGTATGTCGTCCTTTTTCAAAAATCACAAGTTCTGAAAACCCTGCATTATAATGAAAATTTTCAAAGTATGCGAAAGGATGTGTTAAGGATAAAACTGTATCATCTTTACAATGAATAATTAAAACATTTCCTTTAAATTGTTTTGCAAACTCCAATGGTTTTATATGCTTTAAACTTTCTACAAAGTCCTTGCTTATAGAAAGTCCTGTCCCTGTGAGATAACCTTCCCCTTTTTCTTCTAATTGTTTTTTTAGTTTTCTTGTTAGTTGTCTTGATATAACTGATGGATAAGCAAGTCCTGACCATAAACAAAGTGATTTTATATTCAATTTCGATGCAGTATAAACTGCTGTAACACTTCCTAATGAAAGTCCAAGAACTCCAATTCTATTCCTGTCAATTTCTTTTAAGTTTTTTAAGTAATTTACTGCATTTTCCCCATCTTTCATTTCTGTTAAAAGTGTCTTATCAACAAATTCTCCTTCACTATCTCCTGAACCCATAAAATCAAATCTTAAAACAGATATTCCTTCTTTACAGAGAAATCTTGCAAGATGAGTAAAAATAAAATGACTCTCTGCTTTTTGTCCTGAAAAACCATGAAATAAAACAATTCCCGGGGATTTCTTTTTATTACTTAAATGCAAGACCCCAAATAATTTTTTCCCTTCGCTTTCAAATGTTATTTGTTTTTCCAATTTTTATCCTTTTTAAAAATTTTCTATAAAATTTATTATATCTTTAATTTCTATTTGCTCAAAGCACAATTTTTCTTTGCAATTTTTCATTTTTTCTTTGCTACATGGATTACAGCCAACTTCTCTGAAAATTATTTTTACTTTTTTCCCTCTCGGTCCCCAGATAAAAGGAGAAGTTGGGCCAAATATAGCAATTGTTTTAACTCCTGATGCAGCAAAAAGATGTGTAATACCTGAATCGTTTCCTATATAAATTTTTGTTGTCTTCACAATATCAACAATATCCTGAAGAAAAGATGTTTTTAAAATTTTTTCCTGTCCTATTTTATTGTTCCACCATTGAAATTGGTCAAATTCAGCAGGACCAAGAATAACTTTAAATTCTTTATCCTTTATCTTTTTTATAATCTCAAAAAAATTTTCTTTTTTGTAATTTTTGTGAGAACAACCACTACCAGGATGAATTACTATTATATTTTCTTCTTTATTTTCTATTTTCAAAAAAGGATATTTTTCAATTTCTGTGGGAAAATTTCTAACAGGTAAAAGAAGATAGTCAATTATATGCATTTTTAAATGTTCATTTTTTACTGGATGAAATAAAATTTCACCTTTAAAAATCTTTCTGAGTGTTTTTCCTTGAAGTGTTTTTTCATCTTCATAAAAAATTATTAAATCAAAATTGTTCAAAAATTCTGATAATAATTGATTTCTCTCACCAGAAAAAAGAGGAAGAAAAAAGGTGTTATCAAAAGAGTAAAATCCATTAATATCTGAATAAATTTCAAAAAAATTTTTATATATTCCTTTACCTGCTAAATAAACACAAAAATTATTTTTTTTAAGTGATTGGACAACAGGTAATGTAAGAATTAAATCTCCAAAAGAACCTTCCCTTATTATTAAAACATTTCTCATTTTTAATTTCAAATAATATTGACAATTTTTATCTGTAAGGTATAATATTTCTGCTTTCTCTCTGCTTGTGAATGCAGGTAAGTAGCATGGCTTTCGGGCGCCGGCGCGATTCGGCGCCCTTTTTTTTTATCCTCAATGACAAAAACTTGATATAATAAAAATAAGCCCGTGTAGTTCAGTGGTAGAACGGCTCATTCGTAATGAGCAAGTCAGGGGTTCAAGTCCCCTCGCGGGCTTATGTCTTATTTTTAAGAATTGAATTTGTAAATAACAAGACCTGATGGAACTTTTGGATAGAAATAAGTTGATTTTTGAGGCATAACTTCTCCACAAAAACATATTTTAAGAAACTGCTCTTTTTTAATTGGGTTTAAAAAAAATATAATACCTTTTCTCCTTTTTTCTCTCTCCTTTATTAAATATTCTGGCGAAATATGAAAGAAAAATTCATTATTTTTTATTTCAAAAATTTCAGGAAATATAAACTCATGAAGTATAACTGTATCTAATTCAGACCAGTTTTCACTATGTTTTTCTGCAATTTTTCCAATTACATCTTTACTTTTTAATATTAAAACAAAAAATTCTCCATTATCATAAACACCAAAACAATGACTATCCTGAAATTGCTCCATTTTCTCTTTCATCTCAAAAAGTGAAGGAACTTTTTGAATTTCAAAAAATTTTTCAATTAGTTGTTTTTTCTTGAAAAAAGGAATATCTTCAATTACATATCTATGAGTTGGTAAAATTAAAAGGCCAGGGGATTTTATATTAACAAGAAATACAAGAACCTTACCTGCTGATGGGGTAGGGTTATCAAGATAAAAATGAAGCGCTGCATTATATCTGTGATGTCCATCGGCAATAATAAGTTTTTTATCTTTAAAGATGTTTTTAATTATTTCAGTTTTATTTTTATCTTTTATTTTACCAAAAGAAAAAATTTCATTATTTATAGTACCTTTAATTTCACCATTTAATTTCTTTATTTCATTTTCAAAAATAAAATTATTATCCTGATATAACATAAAAACAGGGCTGAAATTTGCTCTACATTTTTCTATAAGTTTATATCTATTAACTTTATACTTTTCAAAAATTCTTTCATGGGGAATAATATTGCCTTTTTCAAATGTTTCAAGTTTAAGTAAAGCAAAAACCCCATTTCTTTCCATCTGTTTATTGTCCACTAAAAAAGTGTGTTTCATAAAGTAAAAACAATCACTTTCATCTTCAATAATTATTTTTTCTTTTATCCATTTATTAAATTTTTGAAAAACTTCCTGGGGATTTTCATTTTTTGATATTAAATTTATAACATTGTAAGGAGATAATAGTTTAAGTTTTTTTTCATATTCACTATCAATAACATCCCATGGAGGAGATATAACATTACTTATATTCCCAACTTTCTCTAAATTATATGTATAACCTTTTAAAGGACTTATTTCTACCATTTTTTCTCCATATCTTTCTAATTCTGTCTCCTGTCTTTATTCATCTATTTTTTGATTTTCACTTTTCTTTTTTAATGGTAAATATATTTCAACTTTTGCTGTTTTTCTTATCTGAGAATACCAATCGTTGAAATACTTTTCCATTTTCTGCCATAATAAAACCTTTCTAAGTTGCTCTTTATCAACATCTTTTAAATTGTTCCTTTTTATATAATCATCTACCTCTTCATCACTAACTTTTATATTTCCTTCAGATACAACAAGATTTTTTAATTTCTCAAAAGTTATTTTTTCCCTGACATCATCTTCAATTTTCTTTAACTCTTCATCCGGGATATTGCTTATAATCTCTCTATATTTTTTTTCATCAAATTTCCCAGCGTCATTTTTAAAAACAGGGTCTGACTTAACTGCTTCTATTATTTCATTATTAAAGACCCTTATTCTCTTTTTTCTTGCCTGCTGTAATAAAAGTTTTTCTCTAATCATGTCTTCAAGAACACCTTCTTCTATATTCAGGTTGTTTTTTATTTCGTCGTATTTATCTCCAAAAATCTGTCTGTAACTTTCTTCTACATCAGAAAGACGAGTATAAAATTCTCTCAAAGTAATTTCATCTCTATTAACAATTGCTGCACAACTACTTCTTCTTTGAGCCCCTGAAATATTAACTCCCCATATCAAAAAACCCGGTATTATCATAAGTGCTACAATCCAGAGGACTATTTTCATATTCCTTTTTTTCCTGAAAAATTTTGTTAGCATTTTTATCTCCCTTTTATCAGTATAACAAATTCTCCTTTATTTTTTTTACTTAAAAAATAATCAACAACTTCTTCAACACTTCCGTACTTAATTTCTTCAAACTTTTTTGTAAGTTCTCTACAAACAGTCATTTCTCTATTTTGAAAAACATCTTTTATAATTTTTAATGTTTCATTTATTCTATGAACTGACTCAAAAAAAATCAATGTTTCTTCTCTTTCAATCAGCGACTCCATTAACTTCCTCTTTTTATTTTCCCCTTTTGGTAAAAATCCATAAAAGGTAAATTGAGATGAAGGAAGAGCAGAAACAGAAATTGCAGAAGTTAAGGCGGAAGGTCCAGGAACAGGAATAACTTTTATATTATTTTTATATGCCTCCCGAACAAGTAAAAAAGAAGCATCTGAAATTCCAGGAGTCCCTCTATCACAAACAAGAGCAATTTCTTTTCCTTCTTTTAGCATTTCAATTACTTTCCCAATTCTTTTATATTCATTATCTTTATAATAAGATAGAAGATGATTTTTTATACCATAATAATTTAATAATTTCAATGTTTCTCTTGTATCTTCACATAAAATTAAATCAACATTTTTTAATGTTTCAATTGCTCTGAAAGTTATGTCATCAAGATTTCCAATTGGAGTTGAAACGATATATAACATTATAAAAATACTCCTTTTTTAATTTAAAATTTTACAATTTATTTTAATAAGAGTAAAATAATTTAAATTTTTTAATTTATAGGAGGAAAAAAAATGGAATATGAGGAAATTTTACCAGAGATTATAGGGAAAAATGAAAATAAAATACTTCTTCTTGTTTTAGATGGACTTGGAGGTATTCCACACCCGGAAACAGGAAAAACAGAATTAGAAACAGC contains the following coding sequences:
- a CDS encoding prolyl oligopeptidase family serine peptidase produces the protein MEKQITFESEGKKLFGVLHLSNKKKSPGIVLFHGFSGQKAESHFIFTHLARFLCKEGISVLRFDFMGSGDSEGEFVDKTLLTEMKDGENAVNYLKNLKEIDRNRIGVLGLSLGSVTAVYTASKLNIKSLCLWSGLAYPSVISRQLTRKLKKQLEEKGEGYLTGTGLSISKDFVESLKHIKPLEFAKQFKGNVLIIHCKDDTVLSLTHPFAYFENFHYNAGFSELVIFEKGRHTFVIEKTEKDVLETTLKFFKETL
- a CDS encoding glycosyltransferase family 9 protein; translation: MRNVLIIREGSFGDLILTLPVVQSLKKNNFCVYLAGKGIYKNFFEIYSDINGFYSFDNTFFLPLFSGERNQLLSEFLNNFDLIIFYEDEKTLQGKTLRKIFKGEILFHPVKNEHLKMHIIDYLLLPVRNFPTEIEKYPFLKIENKEENIIVIHPGSGCSHKNYKKENFFEIIKKIKDKEFKVILGPAEFDQFQWWNNKIGQEKILKTSFLQDIVDIVKTTKIYIGNDSGITHLFAASGVKTIAIFGPTSPFIWGPRGKKVKIIFREVGCNPCSKEKMKNCKEKLCFEQIEIKDIINFIENF
- a CDS encoding DUF1015 domain-containing protein — its product is MVEISPLKGYTYNLEKVGNISNVISPPWDVIDSEYEKKLKLLSPYNVINLISKNENPQEVFQKFNKWIKEKIIIEDESDCFYFMKHTFLVDNKQMERNGVFALLKLETFEKGNIIPHERIFEKYKVNRYKLIEKCRANFSPVFMLYQDNNFIFENEIKKLNGEIKGTINNEIFSFGKIKDKNKTEIIKNIFKDKKLIIADGHHRYNAALHFYLDNPTPSAGKVLVFLVNIKSPGLLILPTHRYVIEDIPFFKKKQLIEKFFEIQKVPSLFEMKEKMEQFQDSHCFGVYDNGEFFVLILKSKDVIGKIAEKHSENWSELDTVILHEFIFPEIFEIKNNEFFFHISPEYLIKEREKRRKGIIFFLNPIKKEQFLKICFCGEVMPQKSTYFYPKVPSGLVIYKFNS
- a CDS encoding SurA N-terminal domain-containing protein; protein product: MLTKFFRKKRNMKIVLWIVALMIIPGFLIWGVNISGAQRRSSCAAIVNRDEITLREFYTRLSDVEESYRQIFGDKYDEIKNNLNIEEGVLEDMIREKLLLQQARKKRIRVFNNEIIEAVKSDPVFKNDAGKFDEKKYREIISNIPDEELKKIEDDVREKITFEKLKNLVVSEGNIKVSDEEVDDYIKRNNLKDVDKEQLRKVLLWQKMEKYFNDWYSQIRKTAKVEIYLPLKKKSENQKIDE
- the rsmI gene encoding 16S rRNA (cytidine(1402)-2'-O)-methyltransferase, whose translation is MLYIVSTPIGNLDDITFRAIETLKNVDLILCEDTRETLKLLNYYGIKNHLLSYYKDNEYKRIGKVIEMLKEGKEIALVCDRGTPGISDASFLLVREAYKNNIKVIPVPGPSALTSAISVSALPSSQFTFYGFLPKGENKKRKLMESLIEREETLIFFESVHRINETLKIIKDVFQNREMTVCRELTKKFEEIKYGSVEEVVDYFLSKKNKGEFVILIKGR